One Thauera sp. K11 DNA window includes the following coding sequences:
- a CDS encoding monovalent cation/H+ antiporter subunit D, with product MNHWIALPILLPALVGAVLVLVGRRDWLVARVLSVASCAALLVLALSLLAAVSAEGPQVYALGDWPAPYGIVLVLDRLAASMLALADLLALLALLYAIGGADRGGWHFHALWQFQLMGINGAFLTGDLFNLFVFFQVLLIASCGLVVHGGGRERLKAGVQYAVVNLFGSMLFLLAAGLIYGVTGTLNMADLAVRVPESAADDRALLHTGALLLLLAFGLKAALVPVHFWLPGTCMTAPAPVAALFAITTKVGAYAIIRLCTLAFGDAAGASSWLATPWLLPAAMLTLLAGTGGVLGARSLAQLAAFAMVASMGTLLMAVALFTAPALSAGLYYLAHSTLATAALFLLAEQIALRRGSIGDRLDLAPPVVQAPLLGGLFFAAAIAVCGMPPLSGFIGTLLILDSARESVSMSWIWGLILGTSLLGIIGFSRAGSLVFWKSTAAQGACAGGELPEGGRQGGAAAPPVPVLPLLAMSALLAGVVALTVFAGPVSEWLDDTAAQVHEPAQYIDAVLGAAAGNE from the coding sequence TTGAATCACTGGATCGCGCTGCCCATCCTGCTGCCGGCGCTGGTCGGCGCCGTGCTGGTGCTCGTCGGCAGGCGCGACTGGCTCGTCGCACGCGTGCTGTCGGTGGCCTCGTGCGCCGCGCTGCTCGTGCTGGCGCTGTCGCTGCTGGCGGCGGTCTCCGCCGAGGGGCCGCAAGTGTATGCGCTAGGCGACTGGCCGGCGCCCTATGGCATCGTGCTGGTGCTCGACCGCCTGGCGGCGTCGATGCTGGCGCTCGCCGACCTGCTCGCGCTGCTCGCCCTGCTGTATGCCATCGGCGGTGCCGACCGCGGTGGGTGGCACTTCCACGCCTTGTGGCAGTTCCAGTTGATGGGCATCAACGGCGCCTTCCTCACCGGCGACCTCTTCAACCTCTTCGTGTTCTTCCAGGTGCTGCTGATCGCTTCCTGCGGCCTGGTGGTCCACGGCGGCGGGCGCGAGCGCCTGAAGGCGGGTGTGCAGTACGCCGTGGTCAACCTGTTCGGCTCCATGCTGTTCCTGCTCGCCGCGGGTCTCATCTACGGCGTGACGGGTACGCTCAACATGGCTGACCTGGCCGTCCGCGTGCCCGAGTCGGCGGCGGACGACCGCGCGCTGCTGCATACCGGCGCGCTGCTGCTGTTGCTGGCGTTCGGGTTGAAGGCGGCGCTGGTGCCCGTGCATTTCTGGCTGCCCGGCACCTGTATGACTGCGCCGGCGCCGGTCGCCGCGCTGTTTGCGATCACCACCAAGGTCGGCGCCTACGCCATCATCCGGCTCTGCACGCTGGCGTTCGGCGACGCCGCCGGCGCTTCGTCCTGGCTTGCCACGCCCTGGCTGCTGCCGGCGGCGATGCTGACCCTGCTGGCAGGCACGGGCGGCGTGCTGGGCGCGCGGTCGCTGGCGCAACTCGCCGCCTTTGCGATGGTGGCTTCCATGGGCACGCTGCTGATGGCGGTCGCACTGTTCACCGCGCCGGCGCTCAGCGCCGGCCTCTACTATCTGGCGCATTCCACCCTTGCGACCGCGGCGCTGTTCCTGCTGGCCGAACAGATCGCGTTGCGGCGCGGCAGCATCGGAGATCGCCTCGATCTCGCGCCGCCGGTCGTGCAGGCGCCGCTGCTGGGCGGGCTCTTCTTCGCCGCCGCGATCGCGGTGTGCGGCATGCCGCCGCTGTCGGGTTTCATCGGCACGCTGCTGATCCTCGACAGCGCGCGCGAATCGGTGAGCATGTCGTGGATCTGGGGGCTGATCCTGGGGACGTCGCTGCTCGGCATCATCGGCTTCTCCCGGGCCGGCAGCCTGGTGTTCTGGAAGAGCACCGCCGCGCAGGGCGCCTGCGCCGGGGGAGAACTGCCGGAAGGCGGCAGGCAGGGCGGAGCGGCCGCGCCACCCGTCCCCGTGCTGCCGCTGCTGGCGATGTCCGCGCTATTGGCAGGCGTCGTCGCGCTGACGGTGTTCGCCGGCCCGGTGAGCGAGTGGCTGGACGACACCGCGGCCCAGGTGCATGAACCGGCCCAGTACATCGACGCGGTGCTAGGCGCCGCCGCGGGCAACGAGTAA
- the mbhE gene encoding hydrogen gas-evolving membrane-bound hydrogenase subunit E, protein MNLSLIVILPFLGAPLAALLIRAGRNACAGAAFAASLAAFLLLLSHLPGVLQGEVLQAGWEWLPGLGLDAEFRLDGLGFLFALLILGIGLPVIAYARFHLAERDPTGSFMARLLSLQGAMLGIVLADNVLLLLVFWWLAGLSSFLLIGYRRHLPEGRQGARMALVVIGAGGLAMIAGMLILGDVAGSYRLSDIFEQAEAIRAAPQYLPALLLILAGCFTASAQLPFHFWLPHAMAAPTPALAYLHSATMAKAGVFLLARMWPVLAGTDAWFYLVATTGLATMLAGAFIALFKDDLKAVLAYSTIGHLGLVTMLLGFGTPMAMVAGVFHILSHAVAKAALFMSAGIVGREAGTRDIPRLGGLAQAMPLTAAPALLAGAAMAGVPPLSGFVSNGMMLHEATLAEWGGNGWLVAVLATLAACLAAACSLRLVVHVFFGRARAVLPQAPHDPPAGMWLPPAILAVLAAGLGVLPAPLAGALVDAAASAATGAPLPEYELALWHGLTPAIGLSALALLAGLVLLKAYRSARASWAAGLHPQAKAMFDAVLAYFVDLARTITQGVHDGSLQRQLAFAVGAVLVLGFATFLTTPYAPGARVPLAAGPVAVAGWLVLVFACIAVLALHRRRLPALAMAGVAGLVVALGFAHLSAPGLALAQIAAGVVTMILLLLALAHLPRETPRERGLPRRLRDAVLAAAAGLGAAGAAWAMMTRDFETLSGYYLEQSVPGGGGRNVVNVIAMDFRAFDTFGGIAALGTAALAVFALLDGASSDAAGGRAVPVAPTYPPTLAAAMRAMLILALAIGAFVFLRGRDAPGGGLVAGLAVAAALILQHMAHGMDGAGARLHIDYHTPLGWGVLAAALTGLGAWFAGYPFLTSAVWHADIPLLGAVRVASTLFFDTGVFLVVAGATLLTLTSLARIRGQDGAAGALPQGTLR, encoded by the coding sequence ATGAACCTGTCCCTGATCGTGATCCTGCCCTTTCTCGGCGCGCCGCTGGCCGCGCTGCTGATCCGCGCCGGGCGCAATGCCTGCGCCGGGGCGGCGTTCGCGGCAAGCCTCGCGGCCTTCCTGCTGCTCCTGTCGCACCTGCCCGGCGTGCTGCAGGGCGAGGTGCTGCAGGCCGGCTGGGAGTGGCTCCCCGGTCTCGGGCTGGATGCGGAGTTCCGGCTCGACGGGCTGGGCTTCCTGTTTGCGCTGCTGATCCTGGGCATCGGACTGCCGGTCATTGCCTATGCGCGCTTCCACCTGGCGGAGCGCGATCCGACGGGCAGCTTCATGGCCCGTCTGTTGTCGCTCCAGGGGGCGATGCTCGGCATCGTGCTGGCGGACAACGTGCTGTTGCTGCTGGTGTTCTGGTGGCTTGCCGGCCTGTCGTCCTTCCTCTTGATCGGCTACCGGAGGCATCTGCCCGAGGGGCGGCAGGGCGCGCGCATGGCGCTCGTCGTGATCGGCGCCGGCGGCCTGGCGATGATCGCCGGCATGCTGATCCTCGGCGACGTCGCAGGGTCCTACCGCCTGTCCGACATCTTCGAGCAGGCCGAGGCGATCCGGGCCGCCCCGCAATACCTGCCGGCGCTGCTGCTGATCCTGGCCGGCTGTTTCACCGCGAGCGCGCAGCTTCCTTTCCACTTCTGGCTGCCGCACGCGATGGCGGCGCCGACGCCGGCGCTGGCCTATCTGCATTCGGCGACGATGGCGAAGGCCGGCGTCTTCCTGCTGGCGCGCATGTGGCCGGTGCTGGCCGGTACCGACGCCTGGTTCTACCTGGTGGCGACCACAGGGCTGGCGACGATGCTCGCCGGCGCCTTCATTGCGCTGTTCAAGGACGACCTGAAGGCGGTGCTGGCCTATTCGACGATCGGCCATCTCGGCCTGGTGACGATGCTGCTCGGCTTCGGCACGCCGATGGCGATGGTAGCGGGGGTGTTCCACATCCTGAGCCACGCGGTGGCCAAGGCGGCCCTGTTCATGAGCGCCGGCATCGTCGGGCGCGAGGCGGGGACGCGCGACATCCCGCGGCTGGGCGGCCTCGCGCAGGCGATGCCGCTCACCGCGGCGCCGGCGCTGCTGGCGGGGGCCGCGATGGCCGGGGTGCCGCCGCTGAGCGGCTTCGTGTCCAACGGGATGATGCTGCACGAGGCGACGCTGGCCGAGTGGGGCGGCAACGGCTGGCTCGTGGCCGTGCTGGCCACGCTGGCCGCCTGTCTGGCGGCGGCCTGCTCCTTACGCCTCGTCGTCCATGTGTTCTTCGGCCGCGCACGCGCGGTGCTGCCGCAGGCGCCGCACGACCCGCCGGCCGGCATGTGGCTGCCGCCGGCCATTCTGGCGGTGCTCGCGGCCGGCCTCGGCGTGCTGCCCGCGCCGCTGGCCGGCGCGCTGGTCGACGCGGCCGCGTCGGCTGCCACCGGCGCGCCGCTGCCGGAATACGAACTCGCCCTCTGGCACGGCCTCACCCCCGCCATCGGCCTGAGTGCCCTGGCGCTGCTGGCGGGCCTGGTGCTGCTGAAGGCGTATCGCAGCGCGCGCGCATCGTGGGCCGCCGGCCTGCATCCGCAGGCGAAGGCGATGTTCGACGCCGTGCTCGCCTACTTCGTCGATCTCGCGCGCACGATCACGCAGGGCGTGCACGACGGCTCGCTGCAGCGCCAGCTCGCCTTCGCCGTGGGCGCGGTGCTGGTGCTCGGCTTCGCGACCTTCCTGACGACGCCGTATGCGCCCGGCGCGCGCGTGCCGCTGGCGGCCGGGCCGGTGGCCGTGGCCGGCTGGCTGGTGCTGGTTTTCGCCTGCATCGCGGTGCTCGCGCTGCACCGCAGGCGCTTGCCGGCGCTGGCGATGGCCGGCGTGGCCGGCCTCGTCGTCGCGCTGGGCTTCGCCCACTTGTCGGCGCCCGGACTGGCGCTCGCCCAGATCGCGGCCGGGGTCGTCACGATGATCCTGCTGTTGCTCGCGCTCGCGCACCTGCCGCGCGAGACGCCGCGAGAGAGGGGGCTGCCGCGCCGGCTGCGCGACGCCGTCCTCGCCGCCGCGGCCGGGCTGGGCGCGGCCGGCGCGGCGTGGGCGATGATGACGCGCGACTTCGAGACGCTGTCCGGCTACTACCTCGAGCAGTCGGTGCCCGGCGGCGGCGGGCGCAACGTGGTGAACGTGATCGCGATGGACTTCCGCGCTTTCGACACCTTCGGCGGGATCGCCGCGCTGGGCACTGCCGCACTGGCGGTCTTCGCGCTGCTCGACGGCGCCTCGTCCGATGCCGCGGGCGGCAGGGCCGTGCCCGTCGCACCGACGTATCCGCCGACGCTGGCAGCGGCGATGCGCGCCATGCTGATCCTGGCGCTCGCCATCGGCGCCTTCGTCTTCCTGCGTGGCCGCGATGCGCCGGGCGGCGGCCTCGTCGCCGGCCTGGCGGTGGCGGCCGCGCTGATCCTGCAGCACATGGCGCACGGCATGGACGGGGCCGGCGCCCGGCTGCACATCGACTATCACACGCCGCTCGGCTGGGGCGTGCTGGCGGCGGCGCTCACCGGGCTGGGCGCCTGGTTCGCGGGCTACCCTTTCCTGACCAGTGCGGTCTGGCACGCCGACATCCCGCTGCTCGGGGCGGTGCGGGTCGCCTCGACGCTGTTCTTCGATACCGGCGTGTTCCTCGTGGTGGCGGGCGCCACCCTGCTCACGCTCACCAGCCTGGCGCGCATCCGCGGGCAGGACGGTGCCGCGGGCGCGTTGCCGCAAGGAACCCTGCGATGA
- a CDS encoding Na+/H+ antiporter subunit C yields the protein MEWLVSSAVGVLTATGVYLLLRAHTFPVVLGLTLLSYAVNVCLFAMGRLVVDAPPLIDGRAARYADPLPQALVLTAIVISFAMTAVIVAMALRSRFAGGGDHVDAVPPPSGPDAGEDGR from the coding sequence ATGGAATGGCTCGTCTCCAGCGCAGTGGGGGTGCTGACCGCCACGGGCGTGTATCTGCTGCTGCGCGCGCACACGTTTCCGGTGGTGCTCGGACTCACGCTGCTGTCCTATGCCGTGAACGTGTGCCTGTTCGCGATGGGGCGGCTGGTGGTCGATGCGCCGCCGCTGATCGACGGGCGCGCCGCGCGCTACGCCGACCCGCTGCCGCAGGCGCTGGTGCTCACCGCCATCGTCATCTCCTTCGCCATGACCGCGGTGATCGTGGCCATGGCGCTGCGCAGCCGGTTCGCCGGCGGCGGCGATCACGTCGATGCCGTTCCGCCGCCGTCCGGGCCCGACGCCGGGGAGGACGGGCGTTGA
- a CDS encoding IclR family transcriptional regulator yields the protein MSALKTETPSATGEGKNPIQVIERMMKLLDVLAQHADPVPLKQLSLETGLHPSTAHRILGAMSQSGFVERSEAGVYRLGIRLLELGSLVKSRISLRDTAMPYMVKLHAATGESVNLGIRAGDEIVYVERTSSGRSSVRVVHIVGARAPLHTTATGKLFLVDDGLEQIRDYARRTGLPASTPASITTMAALEKELDRVRRHGVAFDLDEVESGVRCIAAGIRDNNGALIAGLSLSTPSERFNPDWAPVVRQTADEISRALGYAGARH from the coding sequence GTGTCCGCCCTCAAGACTGAAACCCCCTCCGCCACCGGCGAAGGCAAGAACCCCATCCAGGTCATCGAGCGCATGATGAAGCTGCTCGACGTCTTGGCACAGCACGCCGATCCGGTGCCGCTCAAGCAACTGTCGCTGGAGACCGGGCTCCATCCTTCGACCGCGCACCGCATCCTCGGCGCGATGTCGCAGAGCGGCTTCGTCGAGCGTTCGGAAGCGGGCGTCTATCGCCTGGGCATCCGCCTGCTCGAACTGGGCAGCCTGGTGAAGTCGCGCATCTCGCTGCGCGATACGGCGATGCCCTACATGGTGAAGCTGCACGCCGCCACCGGGGAAAGCGTCAACCTCGGCATCCGCGCCGGCGACGAGATCGTCTATGTCGAGCGCACCTCGAGCGGCCGCTCTTCGGTGCGCGTCGTGCACATCGTCGGCGCACGGGCGCCGCTGCATACCACCGCCACCGGCAAGCTGTTCCTGGTCGATGACGGTCTCGAGCAGATCCGCGACTACGCGCGGCGCACCGGCCTGCCCGCGTCGACACCGGCTTCCATCACCACGATGGCCGCGCTAGAGAAGGAACTCGACCGCGTGCGCCGCCACGGCGTCGCCTTCGACCTCGACGAAGTGGAATCGGGCGTACGCTGCATCGCCGCCGGGATCCGCGACAACAACGGCGCGCTGATCGCCGGCCTGTCGCTGTCGACCCCCTCGGAGCGCTTCAACCCGGACTGGGCGCCGGTCGTGCGCCAGACTGCGGACGAGATCTCGCGGGCGCTGGGCTACGCCGGCGCCCGCCACTGA